In Microbacterium enclense, one genomic interval encodes:
- a CDS encoding ParA family protein, translated as MHVLSVSSLKGGVGKTTVTLGLASAAFARGVRTLVVDLDPQSDVSTGMDISVAGRLNIADVLANPKEKVVRQAITSSGWAKVHPGTIDVLIGSPSAINFDGPHPSVRDVWKLEEALATIESEYDLVLIDCAPSLNALTRTAWAASDRVIVVTEPGLFSVAAADRALRAIEEIRRGLSPRLQPLGVVVNRVRPQSIEHQFRIKELRDMFGPLVLNPQLPERTSLQQAQGAAKPLHVWPGDSAQELAADFDALLDRIVRTGRIPVENETPQA; from the coding sequence GTGCACGTACTCTCCGTCAGCTCTTTGAAAGGCGGGGTCGGCAAGACGACCGTGACGCTCGGGCTGGCCTCCGCCGCCTTCGCACGTGGCGTTCGCACTCTTGTCGTCGACCTCGACCCACAGTCCGACGTCTCGACCGGCATGGACATCTCCGTCGCCGGCCGACTCAACATCGCCGACGTCCTGGCGAACCCCAAGGAGAAGGTCGTCCGACAGGCGATCACCTCCAGCGGGTGGGCCAAGGTCCACCCCGGCACGATCGACGTGCTCATCGGCAGCCCGTCGGCCATCAACTTCGACGGTCCGCACCCCAGCGTTCGCGACGTGTGGAAGCTCGAAGAAGCCCTCGCCACCATCGAGAGCGAGTACGACCTCGTGCTCATCGACTGCGCCCCCTCGCTCAACGCCCTCACGCGCACCGCGTGGGCGGCGAGCGACCGGGTGATCGTCGTCACCGAGCCCGGGCTCTTCTCGGTCGCCGCCGCCGACCGCGCGCTGCGCGCGATCGAAGAGATCCGCCGCGGCCTCTCCCCGCGTCTGCAGCCGCTCGGCGTCGTCGTCAACCGCGTGCGCCCGCAGTCGATCGAGCACCAGTTCCGCATCAAGGAGCTGCGCGACATGTTCGGCCCCCTCGTGCTGAACCCGCAGCTGCCCGAGCGCACCTCGCTCCAGCAGGCGCAGGGCGCCGCGAAGCCGCTCCACGTGTGGCCCGGCGACTCGGCTCAGGAGCTCGCCGCAGACTTCGACGCCCTGCTCGACCGGATCGTTCGCACCGGCCGTATCCCGGTCGAGAACGAGACACCGCAGGCCTGA
- a CDS encoding long-chain fatty acid--CoA ligase, with protein sequence MIQFDLPPVVAADPDANTSDLLADRVRATPDRPLFAIPDADGWRDVTAAEFERQVIALARGFVAAGIQPGEKVAFIARTTYDWTLVDFALFYAGAIMVPVYETSSPSQISWILSDSGAIAAVLESPEHAERLDEVRSDLPLLRDVWAMYSGALDALVANGTHITDEEIERRRHLAKASDVATLIYTSGSTGRPKGCVLVHSNFVELARNSAKALHEVVETPGASTLLFITTAHVFARFISLLNVHAGVKTGHQPDTKQLLPALGTFKPTFLLAVPRVFEKVYNSAEQKAEAGGKGKIFRAAADAAIEHSQRLQDGKSIPLLLKIKFALFDKLVYSKLREAMGGRVVYAVSGSAPLGPRLGHFFRSLGVVILEGYGLTETTAPATVNLATKSKIGTVGPVLPGVGVRLADDGEIQVRGINVFREYWQNPEATAEAFDGEWFKTGDIGAFDSDGFLAITGRKKEIIVTAGGKNVAPAALEDPIRANPIVGQVVVVGDHKPFISALVTLDPEMLPTWLANNGLPADMSLADAATNEKVRAEVQGAIDRANTRVSRAESIRKFTILPLEWTEASGHLTPKMSIKRNVIVKDYADAIEDIYAVPINTTNVSLP encoded by the coding sequence CCCTGTCGTCGCAGCCGACCCGGACGCCAACACGTCCGACCTGCTCGCCGACCGTGTCCGGGCCACCCCCGATCGCCCGCTGTTCGCGATCCCCGATGCCGATGGCTGGCGCGATGTCACCGCCGCGGAATTCGAGCGGCAGGTGATCGCCCTGGCGAGGGGCTTCGTCGCGGCGGGCATCCAGCCCGGCGAGAAGGTGGCGTTCATCGCGCGCACCACGTACGACTGGACGCTCGTCGACTTCGCGCTGTTCTATGCCGGCGCGATCATGGTGCCGGTGTACGAGACCAGCTCGCCCTCGCAGATCTCCTGGATCCTGTCGGACTCGGGTGCGATCGCGGCGGTCCTCGAGTCGCCTGAGCACGCCGAGCGTCTCGACGAAGTGCGCAGCGACCTGCCCCTGCTCCGCGACGTGTGGGCGATGTACTCGGGAGCGCTCGACGCCCTCGTCGCGAACGGGACGCACATCACCGACGAAGAGATCGAGCGTCGCCGCCACCTCGCGAAAGCGTCGGACGTCGCCACCCTCATCTACACCTCGGGGTCGACGGGACGCCCGAAGGGCTGCGTTCTCGTGCACAGCAACTTCGTCGAGCTGGCGCGCAACTCCGCCAAGGCCCTGCACGAGGTCGTCGAGACCCCCGGCGCATCGACGCTGCTGTTCATCACCACCGCGCACGTGTTCGCACGCTTCATCTCCCTGCTGAACGTGCACGCCGGTGTGAAGACCGGGCATCAGCCCGACACGAAGCAGCTCCTCCCCGCGCTGGGCACGTTCAAGCCCACGTTCCTGCTGGCGGTGCCCCGCGTTTTCGAGAAGGTCTACAACTCGGCGGAGCAGAAGGCCGAAGCCGGCGGGAAGGGCAAGATCTTCCGCGCGGCCGCCGACGCGGCGATCGAGCACTCGCAGCGTCTCCAGGACGGGAAGTCGATCCCCCTGCTGCTGAAGATCAAGTTCGCGCTGTTCGACAAGCTCGTCTACTCCAAGCTCCGCGAAGCGATGGGCGGACGTGTCGTCTACGCCGTGTCGGGTTCTGCTCCCCTCGGCCCGCGCCTCGGACACTTCTTCCGGAGCCTGGGTGTCGTCATCCTCGAGGGCTACGGCCTCACCGAGACGACGGCGCCGGCGACGGTGAACCTCGCGACGAAGTCGAAGATCGGCACGGTCGGTCCGGTGCTGCCGGGTGTGGGCGTCCGTCTGGCCGATGACGGCGAGATCCAGGTGCGCGGCATCAACGTCTTCCGCGAGTACTGGCAGAACCCCGAAGCCACCGCGGAGGCGTTCGACGGCGAATGGTTCAAGACCGGTGACATCGGCGCGTTCGACAGTGATGGATTCCTCGCCATCACCGGCCGCAAGAAGGAGATCATCGTCACCGCGGGCGGCAAGAACGTCGCGCCGGCGGCGCTCGAAGATCCGATCCGGGCTAACCCGATCGTCGGACAGGTCGTCGTCGTGGGCGACCACAAGCCGTTCATCTCGGCGCTGGTGACCCTCGACCCCGAGATGCTGCCGACGTGGCTGGCCAACAACGGTCTTCCCGCCGACATGTCGCTGGCCGACGCGGCGACGAACGAGAAGGTGCGCGCGGAGGTACAGGGCGCGATCGACCGGGCGAACACCCGCGTGTCGCGCGCCGAGTCCATCCGCAAGTTCACGATCCTCCCCCTCGAGTGGACCGAGGCGAGCGGCCACCTGACGCCCAAGATGAGCATCAAGCGCAACGTCATCGTGAAGGACTACGCGGATGCCATCGAGGACATCTACGCGGTCCCCATCAACACCACGAACGTCTCACTGCCCTGA
- a CDS encoding peptide deformylase, producing the protein MTVRPIRLFGDPVLRAPSAPIDTIDDGIHALVRDLLDTVEPPGRAGVAAPQIGVGLRAFSYNIDGDIGYVLNPVLVETRGEPQLVGEGCLSVPGLWHEATRYPWAKVVGIDLDGNEVVLEGEGLLAQALQHETDHLDGMLYLSRLPAETRREAMRQIRESDWF; encoded by the coding sequence ATGACCGTTCGACCCATCCGCCTCTTCGGCGACCCGGTGCTGCGCGCGCCCAGCGCACCCATCGACACCATCGACGACGGCATCCACGCACTCGTGCGCGATCTGCTCGACACCGTCGAACCGCCGGGCCGCGCCGGCGTCGCCGCGCCCCAGATCGGCGTGGGCCTCCGGGCCTTCAGCTACAACATCGACGGCGACATCGGCTACGTCCTCAACCCCGTGCTCGTCGAGACGCGCGGCGAGCCGCAGCTCGTGGGGGAGGGATGCCTCTCCGTCCCCGGTCTCTGGCACGAGGCGACCCGCTATCCCTGGGCGAAGGTCGTCGGCATCGACCTCGACGGCAACGAGGTCGTGCTCGAGGGGGAGGGATTGCTGGCCCAGGCCCTGCAGCACGAGACGGACCACCTCGACGGGATGCTGTATCTGTCCCGTCTGCCCGCTGAGACGCGCCGCGAGGCGATGCGGCAGATCCGCGAGAGCGACTGGTTCTGA
- a CDS encoding pyruvate carboxylase, with product MFSKILVANRGEIAIRAFRAAYEVGARTVAVYPYEDRASLHRLKADEAYQIGERGHPVRAYLDVDEIIRVARECGADAIYPGYGFLSENPELAEKAAANGITFIGPPAEVLSMAGNKVTAKEHAIAAGVPVLRSTAASDDIDALVGQAEEIGFPLFAKAVAGGGGRGMRRVESLGELAPALAEAMREAQSAFGDPRMFLEQAVQRPRHVEVQILADATGETVHLFERDCSVQRRHQKVIEIAPAPNLDDAVRQDLHRYAVAFARSIGYQNAGTVEFLLETAGPRAGEVVFIEMNPRIQVEHTVTEEVTDVDLVQSQMRIAAGQTLAELHLHQDDIHLRGAALQCRITTEDPTQGFRPDTGKITTYRSPGGAGIRLDGGTTAAGSQVSPHFDSMLSKLSCRGRDFPAAVARARRALAEFRIRGVSTNIPFLQAVLDDPAFVAGDLSTSFIDERPELLRGRESKDRGTKILSWLVDTTVNRPNGENPLTVDTGSKLPVLDLVAPAPAGSRQRLQELGPAGFAKALREQTALAVTETSFRDAHQSLLATRVRTRDLARVAPYVARMTPGLLSVEAWGGATYDVALRFLGEDPWERLDALREALPNVAIQMLLRGRNTVGYTPYPTEVTDAFVAEAAASGVDIFRIFDALNDVSQMRPAVEAVLATGSAVAEVAVCYTGDLLDPAEDLYTLDYYLRLAEQIVDAGAHVLAIKDMAGLLRPAAAAKLVSALRERFDLPVHVHTHDTAGGQLATLLAASAAGADAVDAAAAPMAGTTSQPSLSALVAALAHTERDTGLDLAAVSDLEPYWEAVRHLYRPFESGLAGPTGRVYRHEIPGGQLSNLRQQAIALGLADDFELIEDMYAAADRILGRVPKVTPSSKVVGDLALHLAAVRADPSDFEQNPEKYDVPDSVVSFMAGELGDLPGGWPEPFRSKVLAGRDAKTGVTPLTDDDTTALAGESAERRARLNRLLFPGPTRTFQETREAYGDLSVLDTADYLYGLRAGGEHTVEIERGVQLFVGLEAVGEADDKGMRTVMTTLNGQLRPVFVRDRSIDVEARQAEKADTSKPGQVAAPFSGVVTLKTSPGDRVAAGQAVASIEAMKMEAGITSPVDGVVERVAIGSTQQVEAGDLLLVIRPAQ from the coding sequence ATGTTCTCGAAGATCCTGGTCGCCAATCGCGGAGAGATCGCCATCCGTGCGTTCCGTGCCGCGTACGAGGTCGGTGCGCGCACCGTCGCCGTGTACCCGTACGAAGATCGGGCCTCGCTGCACCGGTTGAAGGCCGATGAGGCGTACCAGATCGGCGAGCGCGGCCACCCCGTCCGCGCGTACCTCGACGTCGACGAGATCATCCGCGTCGCGCGCGAGTGCGGGGCGGATGCCATCTACCCCGGCTACGGCTTCCTCTCGGAGAACCCGGAGCTCGCCGAGAAGGCCGCCGCCAACGGCATCACCTTCATCGGCCCTCCCGCCGAGGTGCTCTCGATGGCGGGCAACAAGGTCACCGCGAAGGAGCACGCGATCGCCGCGGGCGTCCCTGTCCTGCGTTCCACGGCCGCGTCCGACGACATCGACGCGCTCGTCGGCCAGGCCGAAGAGATCGGCTTCCCGCTCTTCGCCAAGGCCGTCGCCGGCGGGGGCGGCCGTGGCATGCGCCGTGTCGAGAGCCTCGGCGAGCTCGCCCCGGCCCTCGCCGAGGCGATGCGCGAGGCGCAGAGCGCCTTCGGCGACCCTCGCATGTTCCTCGAGCAGGCCGTCCAGCGCCCGCGTCACGTCGAGGTGCAGATCCTCGCGGATGCCACCGGCGAGACGGTGCATCTCTTCGAGCGTGACTGCTCGGTGCAGCGCCGCCATCAGAAGGTCATCGAGATCGCGCCGGCCCCGAACCTCGACGACGCGGTGCGCCAGGACCTGCACCGCTACGCCGTCGCTTTCGCGCGGTCGATCGGCTACCAGAACGCGGGCACGGTCGAGTTCCTCCTCGAGACCGCGGGTCCACGCGCGGGCGAGGTCGTCTTCATCGAGATGAACCCGCGCATCCAGGTCGAGCACACGGTGACCGAGGAGGTCACCGATGTCGATCTCGTGCAGTCGCAGATGCGCATCGCCGCCGGACAGACTCTGGCCGAGCTGCACTTGCACCAGGATGACATCCACCTGCGCGGCGCGGCACTGCAGTGCCGCATCACCACCGAAGACCCGACGCAGGGCTTCCGCCCCGACACGGGCAAGATCACCACCTACCGCTCTCCGGGTGGCGCCGGCATCCGCCTCGACGGCGGGACGACCGCGGCCGGCTCGCAGGTGAGCCCGCACTTCGACTCGATGCTCTCCAAACTCAGCTGCCGTGGTCGCGACTTCCCGGCGGCGGTCGCCCGCGCGCGGCGCGCCCTGGCAGAGTTCCGCATCCGCGGCGTCTCGACGAACATCCCCTTCCTGCAAGCCGTGCTCGACGACCCGGCATTCGTCGCCGGCGACCTGAGCACCTCCTTCATCGACGAGCGCCCCGAGCTTCTGCGCGGGCGCGAGTCGAAAGACCGCGGGACGAAGATCCTGTCCTGGCTGGTGGACACGACGGTCAATCGTCCGAACGGCGAGAACCCGCTGACGGTCGACACGGGTTCCAAGCTCCCCGTCCTCGACCTCGTGGCACCGGCCCCCGCAGGATCGCGTCAACGCTTGCAGGAGCTCGGCCCCGCGGGATTCGCGAAGGCCCTGCGCGAGCAGACGGCCCTCGCCGTCACCGAGACCTCGTTCCGTGACGCCCACCAGTCGCTTCTCGCGACGCGCGTGCGCACTCGCGACCTCGCCCGGGTCGCTCCGTACGTCGCACGGATGACCCCGGGCCTGCTGTCGGTCGAGGCGTGGGGCGGTGCCACCTACGACGTGGCGCTACGGTTCTTGGGCGAAGACCCGTGGGAGCGTCTCGACGCCCTGCGCGAGGCCCTGCCGAACGTCGCCATCCAGATGCTCCTGCGGGGACGCAACACCGTCGGCTACACGCCGTACCCGACGGAGGTGACGGATGCCTTCGTCGCCGAGGCGGCGGCATCCGGGGTCGACATCTTCCGCATCTTCGACGCCCTCAACGACGTCTCGCAGATGCGGCCGGCCGTCGAAGCGGTGCTCGCGACCGGGAGCGCCGTCGCGGAAGTGGCCGTCTGCTACACCGGCGACCTGCTCGACCCTGCCGAGGACCTGTACACGCTCGACTACTACCTGCGCCTTGCCGAGCAGATCGTCGATGCGGGCGCCCACGTCCTCGCGATCAAGGACATGGCCGGGCTGCTGCGTCCGGCGGCGGCGGCGAAGCTCGTCTCGGCCCTGCGCGAGCGCTTCGATCTTCCGGTGCACGTGCACACCCACGACACCGCGGGCGGGCAGCTCGCAACCCTCCTGGCCGCCTCGGCGGCGGGGGCGGATGCCGTGGACGCCGCCGCCGCTCCCATGGCCGGGACCACGAGCCAGCCGTCGCTCTCCGCGCTCGTCGCCGCGCTCGCGCACACGGAGCGCGACACGGGACTCGACCTCGCGGCGGTCAGTGATCTCGAGCCCTACTGGGAGGCCGTGCGGCACCTGTACCGTCCCTTCGAGTCGGGTCTCGCCGGCCCCACGGGCCGCGTCTACCGGCATGAGATCCCGGGCGGTCAGCTGTCGAACCTGCGTCAGCAGGCGATCGCGCTCGGCCTCGCCGACGATTTCGAACTCATCGAGGACATGTACGCCGCGGCCGACCGCATCCTCGGGCGCGTCCCCAAGGTGACGCCGTCGTCGAAGGTCGTGGGAGACCTCGCTCTGCACCTGGCCGCGGTCCGGGCCGATCCGTCGGACTTCGAGCAGAACCCCGAGAAGTACGACGTTCCCGACTCCGTCGTGTCGTTCATGGCGGGAGAACTCGGCGACCTGCCGGGCGGATGGCCCGAACCTTTCCGGTCGAAGGTGCTCGCCGGGCGCGACGCGAAGACCGGAGTCACCCCGCTGACCGATGACGACACGACCGCGCTGGCGGGGGAGTCCGCGGAGCGGCGGGCGCGCCTGAACCGGCTGTTGTTCCCCGGCCCCACCCGCACCTTCCAAGAGACGCGCGAGGCCTATGGCGATCTGAGCGTCCTCGACACCGCGGACTACCTCTACGGGCTCCGCGCGGGGGGAGAGCACACGGTCGAGATCGAGCGCGGTGTTCAGCTCTTCGTCGGTCTCGAGGCGGTCGGCGAGGCGGATGACAAGGGCATGCGGACCGTCATGACCACGCTGAACGGACAGCTGCGCCCGGTGTTCGTCCGTGATCGATCCATCGACGTCGAGGCCCGCCAGGCGGAGAAGGCCGACACCTCGAAGCCCGGTCAGGTCGCCGCTCCGTTCTCGGGCGTGGTGACCCTCAAAACGTCGCCGGGCGACCGGGTCGCGGCCGGGCAGGCGGTGGCATCCATCGAGGCCATGAAGATGGAAGCCGGCATCACGTCGCCGGTGGACGGCGTGGTCGAACGCGTCGCGATCGGTAGCACACAACAAGTTGAAGCGGGAGACCTTTTGCTGGTAATCCGCCCCGCGCAGTAA